ACGGGGTTCTGGTTCGCACTGGAAGATGCGAATCTTCAAAATGGTTGTTTGTGGGTTCTGCCAGGTGAGCACCAAAATGGTCTGCGGCAGCGCTTTTGCCGGGTCGATGGAAAACTGAAAACCCAGGATATTCCCGATGCGATACCTTTTGACGTGGCACGTGCTGTGCCCTTGGAGGTCTCCCGCGGCACTTTGGTGATATTGGATGGGCTGCTGCCCCATTACAGCGCGGCTAATGTCAGCGATCGATCACGTTGTGCCTACTCACTGCACACGGTGTCCGGCAAAGCGCATTATCCGGCAGATAACTGGTTGCAACGCGGGCCCGATATGCCGCTTCGCCCACTGATTGTGGACGCAATGCAATGACGACGGTACCCATGGTCGAGCTGCACTGCCATCTCGAGGGTGCAGCGGGGCCGGCATTGATCCGTCAGCTGGCAGAACGAAATAACATCACGCTGGCAGACACGCTCTTTACAGCCGATGATCGATTTGCGTG
The DNA window shown above is from Gammaproteobacteria bacterium and carries:
- a CDS encoding phytanoyl-CoA dioxygenase family protein; translated protein: TGFWFALEDANLQNGCLWVLPGEHQNGLRQRFCRVDGKLKTQDIPDAIPFDVARAVPLEVSRGTLVILDGLLPHYSAANVSDRSRCAYSLHTVSGKAHYPADNWLQRGPDMPLRPLIVDAMQ